One segment of Paenibacillus rhizovicinus DNA contains the following:
- the ffh gene encoding signal recognition particle protein, which yields MAFEGLSSRLQNVFGKLRGKGKVTEDDVNEAMREVRLALLEADVNFKVVKDFIAKVKERTVGLEVSKSFTPGMVVVDIVNKELTELMGGSNTKLAKANKPPTVILMAGLQGAGKTTSSAKLAKLLLKDKHKPLMVAGDIYRPAAIKQLQVLGEQIGVPVFTLGDQTSPVEIARQGLQLAKDNGHDYVIIDTAGRLHIDEALMTELRQIHEATNPDEVLLVVDAMTGQEAVNVAQSFHSQLELTGVILTKLDGDTRGGAALSVKAVTGCPIKFAATGEKIEPLEPFHPERMASRILGMGDMLSLIEKAQSSIDAEKAAEMERKMRTAEFTFEDFLDQMEQVRKLGPLDQLLDMMPGMGKMKDMKNMKVDEKQIGRVEAIVKSMTKEEKRKPEILNHSRRKRIATGSGTSVAEVNRLIKQFDDMKKMMKQFSSMMGPKGPKGGMKGLKGMLPKGMKFPF from the coding sequence ATGGCATTTGAAGGATTGTCCAGCAGACTGCAGAATGTTTTCGGCAAATTGCGCGGCAAGGGCAAAGTAACCGAGGATGATGTGAACGAGGCAATGCGCGAAGTACGCTTGGCGCTGCTCGAAGCTGACGTTAACTTCAAGGTCGTCAAGGATTTCATCGCGAAGGTGAAGGAACGGACGGTCGGTCTGGAAGTGTCGAAGAGCTTCACGCCTGGCATGGTCGTCGTCGATATCGTAAACAAAGAGCTGACGGAATTGATGGGCGGCTCGAACACGAAGCTTGCCAAAGCGAACAAGCCGCCGACCGTCATCTTGATGGCAGGCTTGCAAGGTGCAGGTAAAACGACCTCGTCCGCGAAGCTGGCGAAACTGCTGCTCAAGGACAAGCATAAGCCGTTGATGGTTGCCGGCGATATTTACAGACCTGCAGCGATCAAGCAGCTTCAAGTGCTCGGAGAGCAGATCGGCGTTCCGGTGTTCACGTTAGGCGATCAGACCTCTCCGGTCGAAATCGCCCGCCAGGGACTTCAGCTTGCCAAGGATAACGGTCATGACTACGTCATTATCGATACGGCCGGCCGATTGCACATCGACGAAGCGTTGATGACGGAGCTTCGCCAAATCCATGAAGCGACGAATCCTGACGAAGTGCTGCTTGTGGTCGATGCCATGACGGGTCAAGAAGCGGTTAACGTGGCGCAAAGCTTTCACAGCCAGCTCGAGCTGACAGGCGTCATCTTGACGAAGCTGGACGGAGATACGCGCGGCGGTGCGGCATTGTCGGTCAAAGCAGTTACCGGCTGTCCGATTAAATTCGCGGCAACGGGCGAGAAGATCGAACCGCTGGAGCCGTTCCATCCGGAACGCATGGCTTCCCGTATTCTCGGCATGGGCGACATGCTGTCGCTGATCGAGAAGGCGCAATCCAGCATCGACGCCGAGAAAGCGGCCGAGATGGAACGCAAGATGCGCACGGCAGAATTCACGTTCGAGGATTTCCTGGATCAGATGGAACAGGTTCGTAAGCTTGGCCCTTTGGATCAGTTGCTCGACATGATGCCTGGCATGGGCAAGATGAAGGACATGAAGAACATGAAGGTGGACGAGAAACAAATCGGCCGCGTGGAAGCGATCGTCAAATCGATGACGAAAGAAGAGAAGCGCAAGCCCGAAATTCTCAATCACAGCAGACGCAAACGGATTGCAACAGGCAGCGGTACTTCCGTAGCGGAAGTGAACCGGCTGATCAAGCAGTTCGACGATATGAAGAAGATGATGAAGCAATTCTCATCCATGATGGGTCCAAAAGGTCCGAAGGGCGGCATGAAAGGCCTCAAAGGCATGCTCCCAAAAGGAATGAAGTTCCCGTTTTAA
- a CDS encoding KH domain-containing protein — protein MKELILVIAKALVDNPEDVRVDVKEDDRGTVYQLSVNPDDVGKVIGKQGRIAKNLRTVVASAAVKSQKRVMVDIIS, from the coding sequence ATGAAAGAATTGATTCTTGTCATAGCGAAGGCTTTAGTGGATAACCCGGAGGATGTACGCGTCGACGTGAAAGAAGACGATCGCGGCACCGTCTATCAGCTGTCGGTCAATCCCGACGATGTCGGGAAAGTGATCGGCAAGCAGGGACGGATCGCCAAAAATCTAAGAACAGTCGTCGCTTCTGCTGCCGTAAAGTCGCAGAAGCGCGTCATGGTCGATATTATTTCGTAG
- the lepB gene encoding signal peptidase I, with amino-acid sequence MDQQERNDEQLMRQDDVKPEEQHTVVDGADAPETPSKPPAKGRAQKEVFEWVKALAIAAILVLVIRYFLFAPFIVDGPSMEPNFYTGERLIVNKAVYELRHPKRGEVIVFHVPDEGRDFIKRVIGVPGDKIKYEDDNLYVNGKLVDEPYLKQSIAAAKANGEIFNNEGGPERNFPNSNFDTDVVPEGHVLAFGDNRRNSKDSRIIGYVDDKEIVGRADIIFWPMNKMAFVKHG; translated from the coding sequence ATGGATCAACAGGAGCGCAATGACGAACAACTAATGAGGCAGGATGACGTAAAGCCAGAGGAACAACATACGGTCGTTGACGGTGCGGATGCTCCTGAAACGCCAAGCAAGCCGCCAGCCAAAGGACGCGCGCAGAAAGAAGTGTTCGAATGGGTCAAGGCGCTTGCGATTGCCGCGATTCTCGTGCTGGTGATCCGCTATTTCCTGTTTGCGCCATTCATCGTGGATGGACCTTCCATGGAGCCTAATTTCTATACAGGTGAACGATTAATCGTCAACAAGGCGGTTTACGAGCTGCGACATCCAAAACGCGGCGAAGTCATCGTATTCCATGTGCCTGACGAGGGCAGAGACTTCATTAAACGCGTTATTGGCGTGCCAGGCGATAAGATCAAATACGAGGATGACAATCTCTACGTTAACGGGAAATTGGTCGATGAGCCGTATTTGAAGCAATCGATCGCTGCAGCCAAGGCTAACGGCGAGATTTTCAACAACGAAGGCGGACCGGAACGCAACTTCCCGAATTCGAACTTCGATACGGACGTCGTACCCGAGGGCCATGTGCTCGCTTTCGGGGATAACCGCCGAAACAGTAAGGACAGCCGGATTATCGGTTATGTGGACGACAAGGAAATCGTCGGTCGGGCGGATATCATTTTCTGGCCGATGAACAAAATGGCTTTCGTGAAACACGGATGA
- the rimM gene encoding ribosome maturation factor RimM (Essential for efficient processing of 16S rRNA) has translation MDQQWLSVGKLVNTHGIRGEVKIFSQTDFPEERFAPNKVLTLMNEENGQQLKVEVLSSREHKGMYIVKLKGYENINEVEKYKGWSLKVSKEDLVELDEGEYYQHQIIGCKVVTDEGAELGVITEILVPGANDVWVIQPPKGKQVLIPVIDEVVLNVDVANKVVKVHLMEGLI, from the coding sequence ATGGATCAACAATGGTTATCTGTCGGCAAACTGGTCAATACGCACGGCATTCGCGGCGAAGTGAAAATCTTTTCGCAAACGGATTTTCCCGAGGAACGTTTTGCGCCGAATAAGGTATTGACGCTTATGAACGAAGAGAATGGTCAGCAGCTGAAAGTGGAAGTACTGAGCTCAAGAGAACATAAAGGGATGTACATCGTGAAGCTGAAAGGCTACGAAAACATCAACGAAGTCGAGAAATACAAAGGCTGGTCGCTGAAGGTATCCAAGGAAGACTTGGTCGAATTGGATGAAGGCGAATATTACCAGCATCAAATCATCGGCTGCAAAGTCGTAACGGACGAAGGCGCGGAGCTTGGCGTTATTACGGAGATTCTCGTTCCCGGCGCTAATGACGTGTGGGTGATTCAACCGCCGAAAGGCAAACAGGTGCTCATTCCCGTCATTGACGAAGTCGTGTTAAACGTGGATGTCGCGAATAAAGTCGTCAAGGTTCATCTGATGGAAGGGCTGATTTAG
- a CDS encoding EscU/YscU/HrcU family type III secretion system export apparatus switch protein, protein MSTAKKRSKTAKTESYEPSKKAVALKYEPGENTAPVIVAKGKGKLAEAIMEKAAESGVPVQQDSSLVEVLSKLDLDQEIPPELYTLVAEILSFVYRSDQRAGGSSS, encoded by the coding sequence ATGAGTACCGCGAAGAAACGTTCAAAAACTGCGAAGACGGAATCGTACGAGCCCTCGAAGAAAGCCGTAGCCCTCAAATACGAACCTGGCGAGAACACGGCGCCGGTCATCGTAGCGAAAGGTAAGGGGAAACTGGCTGAAGCGATTATGGAGAAAGCGGCGGAAAGCGGCGTGCCCGTGCAGCAGGATTCTTCGCTTGTCGAAGTGTTGTCGAAGCTGGATCTCGATCAGGAAATCCCGCCGGAATTGTACACGCTCGTTGCTGAAATTCTTTCGTTCGTATACCGATCCGATCAGCGTGCAGGAGGAAGTTCGTCTTGA
- the ylqF gene encoding ribosome biogenesis GTPase YlqF, which translates to MTIQWFPGHMTRARREIQEKLKLIDIAIELLDARVPLSSRNPMIDEILQGKPRLILLNKADLADPKTTEKWRAYFADKGIASLAIDASTGTRVNEIPVKVKELLHDKIARQIAKGMIPRAVRGLIVGIPNVGKSTLINRLAGRHIAATGDRPGVTKGQQWIKVGTEMELLDTPGILWPKFEDQLVGFKLAMTGAIREQVLNVEEVAFFAIKELTTYYWDALAERFGLTEPPSDTEDNNELVRVMEDIGRKRGCLVSGGRVDLEKASGVILRELRAGNLGRITLETPWL; encoded by the coding sequence ATGACGATTCAGTGGTTTCCCGGTCACATGACGAGAGCAAGAAGGGAAATTCAAGAGAAGCTTAAGTTGATCGATATCGCGATCGAGCTCCTTGACGCCCGCGTACCGCTTTCCAGCCGGAACCCGATGATAGACGAAATTTTGCAAGGTAAGCCGCGGCTCATCTTGTTGAATAAAGCAGATCTGGCGGACCCGAAGACGACGGAGAAATGGCGGGCCTATTTTGCCGACAAAGGCATTGCAAGTCTGGCGATCGACGCTTCTACGGGCACGCGAGTCAATGAAATTCCGGTGAAAGTGAAAGAACTGCTGCATGACAAAATCGCCCGGCAAATTGCCAAGGGCATGATCCCGCGCGCCGTTCGCGGACTGATCGTGGGCATTCCGAACGTCGGAAAGTCGACGCTGATCAACCGTCTGGCCGGACGCCATATCGCGGCAACCGGAGATCGGCCCGGCGTAACGAAAGGCCAACAGTGGATCAAGGTCGGCACCGAGATGGAATTGCTCGATACGCCAGGGATTTTGTGGCCGAAATTCGAAGACCAGCTCGTCGGATTTAAGCTGGCGATGACCGGCGCGATCCGCGAGCAGGTTCTGAACGTGGAAGAAGTGGCATTCTTCGCGATCAAAGAGCTGACGACTTATTATTGGGATGCGCTCGCAGAACGTTTCGGGTTGACCGAACCGCCAAGCGACACGGAAGACAATAATGAGCTTGTACGCGTCATGGAAGATATCGGACGCAAACGCGGCTGTCTCGTAAGCGGCGGACGCGTGGATTTGGAGAAAGCGTCCGGCGTTATTCTGCGGGAGCTTCGTGCTGGCAACTTGGGTCGCATTACGCTGGAAACGCCTTGGCTGTAA
- the rpsP gene encoding 30S ribosomal protein S16, translated as MAVRIRLKRIGAHKAPFYRVVVSDSRSPRDGRFIEEIGTYNPVAQPAQVNIDEEKALKWLQNGAQASDTVRNLLSKAGVMTKLHESKLQK; from the coding sequence ATGGCAGTACGTATTCGTTTGAAACGTATCGGTGCGCATAAAGCGCCTTTCTACCGTGTGGTAGTTTCCGATTCCCGTTCCCCGCGCGATGGTCGCTTCATTGAAGAAATCGGTACTTATAATCCGGTTGCTCAACCGGCTCAAGTTAATATCGATGAAGAGAAAGCTCTTAAATGGCTTCAAAACGGAGCGCAAGCTTCCGACACAGTCCGCAACCTGCTTTCCAAAGCAGGCGTAATGACGAAGCTTCACGAGTCGAAACTTCAAAAATAA
- the ylxM gene encoding YlxM family DNA-binding protein: protein MTVYETDALAKTTRINMLFDFYEQLLTEKQQTFLKYYFHDDYSLGEIAAEFDISRQAVYEHVKRAEAVLETCESKLKLLAKHEAAEQWLQKLDAAADRLIDSELRAELMAIAHGLRNDGTIIT, encoded by the coding sequence ATGACGGTTTATGAAACCGACGCCCTGGCGAAGACGACACGGATCAATATGCTGTTCGACTTCTATGAGCAGCTGCTGACGGAGAAACAGCAGACCTTTCTAAAGTATTACTTCCATGACGACTATTCACTCGGTGAAATTGCTGCCGAGTTCGATATTAGCAGACAAGCGGTTTATGAACACGTCAAGCGGGCGGAAGCCGTACTCGAAACATGCGAAAGCAAGCTGAAGCTGCTTGCCAAGCATGAGGCGGCCGAGCAATGGCTGCAAAAGCTGGATGCAGCGGCAGATCGGCTTATAGACAGCGAGCTTCGCGCCGAGCTTATGGCCATTGCGCACGGATTGCGAAATGACGGGACGATAATTACATAG
- a CDS encoding YraN family protein, which translates to MRRTTQAGKPDPRRSIGVYGETIAVEYMLEKGYAVLDRNWRCRTGELDVVARTGNTIIIVEVRTRRAGGRFGTAVESVDFRKQFQVRSTAEVYLSMNKLHGSQIRFDVIAITLTQIESEPVKYEVMELKHLESAF; encoded by the coding sequence TTGAGAAGAACAACGCAAGCCGGTAAACCAGATCCTAGACGCTCGATCGGCGTCTATGGCGAGACGATAGCCGTTGAATATATGCTTGAAAAGGGATATGCCGTTCTGGATCGGAATTGGCGCTGCCGAACGGGAGAATTGGATGTCGTAGCCAGGACGGGCAATACGATTATTATCGTTGAAGTGCGAACGCGCCGAGCTGGCGGCAGGTTTGGCACCGCAGTGGAGTCGGTTGATTTCAGAAAACAGTTTCAGGTGCGCTCAACCGCGGAGGTCTACCTCTCCATGAATAAGCTCCATGGTTCGCAGATCCGTTTCGACGTAATCGCCATCACATTAACGCAGATCGAGTCGGAGCCTGTAAAATATGAAGTGATGGAGTTGAAACATCTAGAATCCGCTTTCTGA
- the trmD gene encoding tRNA (guanosine(37)-N1)-methyltransferase TrmD has product MRIDVLTLFPEMFDGVFGASILGKARDKGIVGLNAVNFRDYANNKHNTVDDYPYGGGGGMVLKPEPLFAAVEALMPEGGDKPRVILLCPQGEPYTQKKAEELSAQEHLIFVCGHYEGYDERIRQHLVTDEISLGDYVLTGGELPAMVMIDSIVRLLPGVLGNETSAVTDSFSTGLLEHPHYTRPAVFRGWEVPEVLMSGHHANVEVWRRQQSILRTLERRPELLDTVEMTKKERLWLAEQIKNRQQNESQ; this is encoded by the coding sequence ATGCGCATCGATGTACTGACGCTGTTTCCCGAAATGTTCGATGGCGTATTCGGAGCCAGTATTCTTGGCAAAGCGCGAGATAAGGGAATCGTCGGCTTGAATGCGGTTAACTTCCGGGATTACGCGAATAATAAGCATAATACGGTAGATGATTACCCTTACGGCGGAGGCGGGGGCATGGTGCTTAAGCCAGAGCCCTTGTTCGCGGCCGTGGAGGCGCTTATGCCTGAAGGCGGAGACAAGCCGCGGGTCATCCTGCTATGCCCGCAGGGCGAGCCTTATACGCAGAAGAAGGCGGAAGAACTATCTGCCCAAGAGCATCTTATCTTCGTATGCGGCCACTATGAGGGCTATGACGAGCGGATTCGCCAGCATCTCGTGACGGATGAGATTTCCCTAGGCGATTATGTGCTGACCGGAGGCGAGCTGCCGGCGATGGTGATGATCGACAGTATCGTGCGTTTGCTGCCCGGCGTGCTTGGCAACGAAACGTCGGCTGTTACGGATTCCTTCAGCACGGGCTTGCTGGAGCACCCTCATTATACGCGTCCGGCTGTTTTCCGAGGTTGGGAAGTGCCCGAAGTGCTCATGTCCGGCCACCATGCGAACGTGGAGGTTTGGAGGCGTCAGCAATCGATTCTGCGTACGCTGGAGCGCCGTCCGGAGCTGCTGGATACCGTCGAAATGACCAAGAAAGAACGGCTGTGGCTTGCGGAGCAGATCAAGAACAGGCAGCAAAATGAATCGCAGTAA
- the ftsY gene encoding signal recognition particle-docking protein FtsY: MSFFKRLKESIAQKTEAVTSIFKEGLTKTRTAFVGKIEELILRRKKIDEAFYEELEEILIGADVGVNTVMQLIDELRAEVKKRKIEEAAELQPILSERLVDLLKGNAKTELRMAESGMTVILFVGVNGVGKTTTIGKLAHKFKSEGKSVLLAAGDTFRAGAIEQLEVWGKRVGVDVIKQESGADPAAVMYDAVQAAKQRNVDILLCDTAGRLQNKHNLMEELNKIFRVIQREVPSAPHEVLLVLDAATGQNALSQAKLFGEKSGVTGLVLTKLDGTAKGGIVIAIRNELDLPVKLVGLGEKMEDLQEFDSEQFVHALFGGLLQSVEDEQESGRA, translated from the coding sequence ATGAGTTTTTTTAAACGTTTGAAAGAGAGCATCGCGCAGAAGACCGAGGCAGTCACGTCCATATTCAAAGAAGGCCTGACCAAGACGCGTACCGCATTCGTAGGTAAAATCGAGGAGCTTATCCTGCGCCGCAAAAAAATCGATGAGGCGTTCTACGAAGAGCTGGAAGAAATTCTGATCGGCGCCGACGTAGGCGTGAACACGGTCATGCAGCTGATCGACGAGTTGCGGGCGGAAGTGAAGAAACGGAAGATCGAGGAAGCGGCAGAACTTCAGCCGATCCTATCCGAACGTCTTGTGGACCTGTTGAAAGGCAACGCGAAAACCGAGCTTCGTATGGCGGAATCGGGCATGACCGTTATCCTGTTCGTCGGCGTGAACGGCGTCGGCAAAACGACGACGATCGGCAAGCTCGCGCATAAATTCAAGAGCGAAGGCAAGTCCGTTCTGCTAGCGGCCGGCGATACGTTCCGTGCCGGTGCCATCGAGCAGCTGGAAGTATGGGGCAAGCGCGTCGGGGTTGACGTCATCAAGCAGGAATCCGGCGCGGACCCGGCGGCAGTTATGTACGACGCGGTCCAAGCGGCGAAGCAGCGGAATGTAGATATCTTGTTGTGCGATACGGCTGGACGTCTGCAGAACAAGCATAATCTGATGGAGGAGCTGAACAAAATCTTCCGCGTCATTCAGCGCGAAGTACCGAGCGCGCCGCATGAAGTACTGCTCGTGCTCGACGCGGCAACGGGTCAGAACGCGCTCAGTCAAGCGAAGCTGTTCGGCGAGAAGAGCGGCGTTACGGGGCTTGTCCTGACGAAGCTCGACGGAACCGCCAAAGGCGGCATCGTGATCGCGATCCGCAACGAGCTGGATTTACCGGTGAAGCTTGTTGGACTCGGCGAGAAAATGGAGGATCTGCAGGAATTCGATTCCGAGCAATTCGTTCATGCGCTGTTCGGCGGACTGCTTCAATCGGTTGAAGACGAGCAAGAATCAGGCCGGGCATAA
- a CDS encoding ribonuclease HII: MNRGSGETGMLEEFEKPLWEQGYHSLAGIDEVGRGCLFGDVVAAAVILPVGLVLDGINDSKKLSEKKREELYWQILDCAEAWAVARVDAAVVDEINIKQAARLAMKQAVEMLGIQPEFLLVDAEKVDIDLPQQAIIKGDARSQSIAAASILAKVTRDRLCCDEWDKLYPAYGIAIHKGYATKLHREKLLEFGPSPMHRQSFLGKLFAEQQVLF, encoded by the coding sequence ATGAATCGTGGAAGCGGGGAAACGGGAATGTTGGAAGAGTTCGAGAAGCCTCTGTGGGAGCAGGGTTATCATAGTTTGGCAGGCATCGATGAAGTCGGGCGCGGCTGTTTGTTCGGGGACGTCGTTGCAGCGGCCGTTATTTTGCCTGTCGGGCTCGTATTGGACGGGATTAACGACTCCAAGAAGCTATCGGAGAAAAAACGGGAAGAGCTGTATTGGCAAATTCTCGATTGTGCTGAAGCCTGGGCTGTCGCGCGCGTCGATGCGGCCGTCGTGGATGAGATTAATATCAAACAAGCCGCAAGGCTGGCGATGAAGCAGGCGGTCGAGATGCTGGGCATCCAGCCGGAGTTTTTGCTCGTGGACGCGGAGAAGGTCGACATCGACTTGCCGCAGCAAGCCATTATTAAAGGAGATGCACGGAGCCAGTCCATTGCGGCGGCCTCGATTCTCGCCAAAGTGACGCGTGACCGGCTCTGCTGCGACGAATGGGATAAACTCTATCCTGCGTACGGAATCGCGATTCATAAAGGATACGCGACGAAGCTGCATCGCGAGAAGCTGCTGGAATTCGGTCCGAGCCCGATGCATCGGCAGAGTTTTCTGGGGAAGCTGTTTGCGGAGCAGCAGGTATTGTTCTAG
- the rplS gene encoding 50S ribosomal protein L19, whose product MNLLQTIAQENLRTDLPSFRPGDTLKVHVKVIEGTRERIQLFEGVVIKRRGGGISATFTVRKISYGVGVERTFPVNSPKIEKIEVARRGKVRRAKLYYLRNLRGKAARIKEIR is encoded by the coding sequence ATGAATCTTTTGCAAACAATTGCGCAAGAAAATCTTCGTACTGACCTTCCTAGCTTTCGTCCAGGCGACACGCTTAAGGTACACGTAAAAGTTATCGAGGGCACGCGCGAGCGTATCCAGCTGTTCGAAGGCGTTGTAATCAAACGTCGCGGCGGCGGTATCAGTGCTACTTTTACAGTACGTAAAATTTCGTACGGCGTTGGCGTAGAAAGAACGTTCCCAGTGAACTCGCCGAAAATTGAGAAGATCGAAGTTGCACGCCGCGGTAAAGTCCGTCGCGCGAAACTGTACTATCTCCGCAATCTTCGCGGTAAAGCTGCGAGAATCAAAGAAATTCGCTAA
- the fliK gene encoding flagellar hook-length control protein FliK produces MMSMSIGQLIKGLVGDAQPSEGKAIELKVGQTVRGVLVKMTGVEEGIIQINGTPVHAKLETPLEPGQAMLLQVQPESGDGTLVLKQADPKSAVVAEAGVKEWMKALGLPDTKASADLVGELRKDGVVLTRELASQFKAALAAMPAGGDAQSWAKAAALAVRRGLPMTGATIGALQQVLAGPPAHELLDALEAGLAAWRGEAASGAGEQAPGGATQPPRAAQAAAAKLQALLSEGAALMRVGGDGGSAELAPFGAAGARGTASAEPVPRGAAGAAAAPAARGAAAPLAAGAGAAGMSAPAGAQQANGVLQGAGMQQTIGADHAAQEAELNGVSRTSTGSAQQTQGQAALRGGMQPLNGNGHDVAVPLQSNPSIVHARVNQTAATMLPHGGQQGGNVDQANSLRTLVASTGSAQPEGLQASEANTQDNAGGSWVKQVMKWMGVDHERLLATATIKDSADQASTTASAPNNASPPAATHVREAAEQRPGNHSDLKTANDHAQVLGSQARSLSMLMERNQQQSVEMPSIGLTQDDLSGDDGVMNTSESLKSALMTIAASDDVPQQLRDTAQQLVSHITGQQLLLSPEKNGALFSHVTMFIPMKGQDGSQTASVHIQTRRGRKGELDGDNCRLVFDLRMKNLGDTVVDVQVINKIVNLHVWNDHPATAQLVESARNELNTAMANAGYQLLTLRVDDMPERIVDRLNGHDGLQFTAEGQDWSTKPYKGVDLRV; encoded by the coding sequence ATGATGTCGATGTCGATCGGACAATTAATAAAGGGTCTTGTTGGCGATGCGCAGCCAAGCGAAGGCAAGGCGATAGAGCTTAAAGTCGGCCAAACGGTCCGCGGCGTACTTGTGAAAATGACCGGCGTTGAGGAAGGCATTATTCAAATTAACGGGACTCCCGTTCATGCGAAGCTGGAAACGCCGCTGGAGCCCGGACAAGCGATGCTGCTGCAAGTGCAGCCTGAATCCGGAGACGGCACGCTGGTATTGAAGCAGGCCGATCCGAAATCGGCCGTCGTCGCCGAAGCCGGCGTGAAGGAATGGATGAAGGCGCTTGGCTTGCCGGATACGAAAGCGTCCGCCGATCTGGTCGGCGAATTGCGCAAGGACGGTGTCGTCCTGACTCGCGAGCTGGCGAGTCAGTTTAAAGCGGCGCTTGCCGCCATGCCTGCCGGCGGCGATGCGCAGTCTTGGGCAAAGGCGGCCGCGCTCGCGGTGCGGCGCGGACTGCCGATGACAGGCGCGACGATCGGCGCGCTTCAGCAGGTTCTTGCCGGGCCGCCGGCGCATGAGCTGTTGGATGCGCTGGAGGCGGGGCTTGCCGCTTGGCGCGGCGAGGCGGCGTCCGGGGCCGGGGAGCAGGCCCCGGGCGGTGCCACGCAGCCGCCGCGGGCGGCGCAAGCGGCCGCAGCGAAGCTGCAGGCGCTGCTGTCCGAAGGCGCAGCGCTTATGCGCGTGGGCGGCGACGGCGGGAGCGCGGAGTTGGCGCCCTTTGGCGCCGCGGGCGCAAGGGGCACCGCTTCGGCGGAGCCGGTGCCCCGGGGAGCAGCCGGCGCAGCTGCTGCTCCGGCGGCGCGCGGCGCCGCCGCGCCGCTGGCCGCCGGCGCTGGCGCGGCGGGCATGAGCGCGCCGGCTGGCGCGCAGCAAGCAAACGGCGTGCTGCAAGGCGCCGGGATGCAGCAGACGATTGGCGCTGACCATGCAGCTCAAGAAGCGGAACTTAACGGTGTTTCTCGTACTAGTACAGGTTCTGCGCAACAAACGCAAGGTCAGGCAGCACTCAGGGGAGGCATGCAGCCTTTAAACGGGAATGGACATGACGTTGCGGTGCCGCTTCAGTCGAACCCTTCGATAGTCCATGCACGCGTGAATCAAACGGCGGCAACGATGCTGCCGCATGGCGGACAACAAGGCGGTAATGTGGATCAGGCGAACAGTCTCAGGACGCTAGTCGCATCCACAGGAAGCGCGCAACCAGAAGGCTTGCAAGCCTCAGAAGCGAATACCCAGGATAATGCCGGTGGCAGCTGGGTAAAGCAAGTCATGAAATGGATGGGTGTCGATCACGAGCGATTGCTTGCGACGGCTACGATTAAGGATTCCGCCGATCAAGCTTCTACAACTGCGAGTGCGCCTAACAATGCGAGTCCCCCTGCCGCTACCCATGTTAGAGAAGCAGCGGAGCAAAGGCCAGGAAACCATTCCGACTTGAAAACGGCTAATGACCATGCTCAGGTATTGGGGAGTCAGGCGAGATCTTTAAGCATGCTAATGGAACGGAATCAGCAGCAATCCGTCGAAATGCCGTCAATCGGTCTGACGCAAGATGATTTAAGCGGCGATGATGGCGTCATGAATACGTCGGAGTCGCTGAAGAGCGCGTTAATGACCATAGCGGCAAGCGATGATGTGCCGCAACAGCTTCGCGATACGGCGCAGCAGCTTGTTTCTCATATCACAGGCCAGCAGCTGCTGCTTTCCCCGGAGAAGAACGGCGCATTGTTCTCTCACGTCACGATGTTTATTCCCATGAAGGGACAGGACGGCAGTCAAACGGCTTCCGTCCACATCCAGACACGGAGAGGGCGCAAAGGAGAGTTGGATGGCGACAACTGCAGGCTGGTCTTCGATTTGCGAATGAAAAATCTCGGCGATACGGTTGTCGACGTGCAGGTTATCAATAAAATCGTTAATCTTCACGTTTGGAATGATCATCCTGCGACTGCGCAGCTTGTCGAATCCGCGCGAAATGAACTGAATACCGCGATGGCCAATGCCGGATATCAGCTGCTCACGCTGCGCGTTGATGATATGCCGGAGCGCATTGTGGATCGATTAAACGGACACGACGGACTCCAGTTTACGGCGGAAGGACAAGATTGGTCCACGAAGCCGTACAAAGGAGTGGATCTTCGAGTATGA